In a genomic window of Chaetodon trifascialis isolate fChaTrf1 chromosome 8, fChaTrf1.hap1, whole genome shotgun sequence:
- the bin2a gene encoding bridging integrator 2a, translated as MAESTSPKGSSGDFAKKLQRQLSRGKEKVLQRLGKTVETRDDQFERSLQQFNDQQTDGNRIYKDLRNYINAVRDMREASRRLSQSLFDSYESDWAAEEDLGAIVEGEDLLWNDYEVKLLDQAVHTMESYVSQFPDTREKIAKRGRKLVDYDSSRHHLEALQTAKKRDDVKISKAQEEMSAAKSIYEGINRELKEELPELYKSRIGCYITVFSSVANLREIFYKEMSTLNADLQSVLKELQAQHPDSVFAVKGMQRYGSLMRRTLLSPRAWKASFSEFHRNYNPKSGQRFSFRSPDKPRHSTLSRDSSILGASSQSPTQGSLSSQSRDLDVESSHSEIHSLAADEDTAAGTAVNESGKDSNQVEEEKGVKQEESEPQPPAESDHKGDDEKAPSESSSELNNSCDSESLELKLTEADNGPLHIEEAEDEVDLNTSKSNGLENGEVSGLKDPSIAHKDAPAEKQAPLDTKTTTV; from the exons ATGGCCGAGAGCACGAGTCCAAAAGGCAGCTCTGGTGACTTTGCTAAAAAACTCCAAAGACAGCTGAgcagaggcaaagaaaaa GTGCTGCAAAGGCTGGGAAAGACGGTGGAGACCAGAGATGACCAATTTGAACGCTCTCTGCAACAGTTTAATGACCAGCAG ACTGATGGGAACCGCATATACAAAGACCTGAGGAACTACATTAATGCAGTGAGAG ACATGCGTGAGGCTTCGAGGCGCCTTTCCCAGTCTCTGTTTGATTCTTATGAATCTGACTGGGCTGCAGAGGAAGATTTAGGAGCCATTGTAGAG GGGGAGGACCTCCTGTGGAATGACTACGAGGTGAAGCTGTTAGACCAGGCCGTACACACAATGGAGTCCTATGTGAGCCAGTTCCCAGATACCAGG GAGAAAATAGCCAAAAGGGGAAGAAAACTGGTCGACTACGACTCTTCCCGTCACCACCTGGAGGCACTGCAGACTGCTAAGAAGAGAGATGATGTCAAGATAAGCAAA GCACAAGAGGAGATGAGTGCAGCCAAAAGCATCTATGAAGGCATCAACCGTGAGTTAAAAGAAGAGCTGCCTGAGCTCTATAAAAG cCGCATCGGATGCTACATTACAGTCTTCTCCTCTGTAGCAAATTTACGAGAAATCTTCTATAAAGAAATGAGCACG CTCAACGCTGACCTACAGAGTGTGTTAAAGGAGCTGCAGGCTCAGCATCCCgacagtgtgtttgctgtgaaagGAATGCAACG GTATGGCTCCCTGATGAGACGAACTCTGCTGTCTCCCAGGGCCTGGAAAGCCAGCTTTTCTGAGTTTCACAGGAACTATAATCCCAAATCTGGCCAGAGGTTTAGTTTCAGGTCACCAGACAAACCTCGCCACAGCACTCTGTCCAGAGACAGCAGCATTCTTGGAGCCTCTTCGCAATCGCCTACCCAGGGGAGCCTCAGCTCTCAGTCCAGGGACCTGGATGTGGAATCGAGCCACAGTGAGATCCACAGCTTAGCAGCAGATGAAGACACTGCAGCAGGGACGGCTGTGAACGAGTCGGGCAAAGACAGCAATCaggtggaagaggagaagggCGTGAAGCAAGAGGAGTCTGAGCCTCAGCCTCCTGCAGAGTCTGATCATAAGGGAGATGATGAGAAAGCTCCAAGTGAGAGCAGCTCTGAACTGAATAACTCCTGTGATTCGGAGAGCTTGGAGCTCAAGCTCACTGAAGCAGACAACGGGCCGCTGCACATTGAAGAAGCAGAGGACGAGGTCGACCTCAACACTTCTAAATCAAATGGGCTGGAGAACGGTGAAGTTTCTGGGTTGAAGGACCCGAGCATTGCTCACAAG GACGctcctgcagaaaaacaggCGCCTCTGGACACAAAAACCACAACCGTTTAA
- the LOC139335447 gene encoding uncharacterized protein yields the protein MTDYQVPALLASLQDIVMGSTLVKCAATDLGIQWAGWALAAAFKTEKFYDLAGSGTFILLAHLSRIWGGASHVRQKVQTGLVTAWGLRLGTFLFMRILKDGHDRRFNNVRDSPGTFFVYWTIQAVWVFTTLLPTLMLNSEKRDVPLGTRDYVGWTLWGLGFASEAVADQQKWLFKRDPDNAGKFIQSGLWAYSRHPNYFGEILQWSGLWLSASSVMQGHQYLSVASPIFVWFLLRYVSGIPILEKQAMKKWGSDPAFQDYIRNTPLLWPWPKF from the exons ATGACAGACTACCAGGTCCCTGCGCTGCTCGCCTCCCTGCAGGACATCGTCATGGGGAGCACTCTGGTCAAATGTGCCGCCACCGACCTCGGCATCCAGTGGGCCGGCTGGGCTTTGGCTGCCGCCTTCAAAACCGAGAAGTTTTATGATTTGGCAG GATCTGGCACATTTATACTGCTTGCCCACCTGAGTCGGATCTGGGGCGGAGCCAGTCACGTCCGTCAGAAGGTGCAGACTGGGTTGGTGACAGCATGGGGACTCAG GCTGGGGACATTCCTCTTCATGCGGATCTTGAAGGACGGTCATGATCGCAGGTTCAACAATGTCAGAGACAGCCCAGGCACTTTCTTTGTATATTGGACTATTCAAG CCGTGTGGGTATTCACGACCCTCCTGCCCACCCTCATGCTCAACTCCGAGAAGCGAGATGTTCCTCTGGGAACGAGGGACTACGTCGGCTGGACCTTGTGGGGCCTTGGCTTCGCCTCTGAGGCTGTCGCTGACCAGCAGAAATGGCTCTTCAAGCGTGACCCAGATAACGCT GGGAAGTTCATCCAGAGCGGACTCTGGGCCTACAGCAGACACCCAAACTATTTTGGGGAGATCCTGCAGTGGTCGGGTCTCTGGCTGTCTGCCTCATCAGTGATGCAGGGTCACCAGTATCTGAGCGTGGCGTCGCCTATCTTCGTCTGGTTCCTGCTACGTTACGTCAGCGGCATCCCCATCCTGGAGAAGCAGGCCATGAAGAAGTGGGGCTCCGACCCCGCCTTCCAGGACTACATCAGGAACACTCCTCTACTCTGGCCGTGGCCTAAATTTTGA
- the racgap1 gene encoding rac GTPase-activating protein 1, with protein MEAVLNLQSLYDQLRTQVDLLNENIEPNFIQMAQNFDDCRRKWLRTEQELGSCKEALTKTETERGALEVKLKHARNQVDVEIRRRQKAEADCEKLDRQIQLIRDLLTSEGSSNSIQLSAEQRSALAFLSTNCQPAASMNTSKRLTTIDESASILSDISYDKTDDSLDWDSSTVRTVRLKKREKRRSSRNHVDGPPLSSKRSRSTGRTSEMGNETLVTKTTVTVPVNGGPVAAVSTIETVPYWTRSRRKTVAMDWESESVKSEDVFKQPNNPEEQMTVQPSTPQSHGGVRLHEFVSKTVIKPESCVPCGKRIKFGKISLKCRDCKVVSHPECRERCPLPCIPNLVGTPVKIGEGVLADYVPDTSPMIPPLVVHCVSEIEQRGLHEAGLYRLSGADRTVKELKEKFLRGKTVPVLSKVDDIHAITGLLKDFLRNLKEPLLTFRLNRPFMEAAEVSDDDNSIALMYQTISDLPQANRDTLAFVVLHLQRVADSLDTRMDISNLARVFGPTIVGHAVPNPDPMTILQDTKRQPKVVERLLALPVDYWSQFVTAESEHPNLNHLIIENANCYATPERMSMLGPLTTPEHQLNKTPSSSSLSQRMKSTLTPRFGSKSKSAVGFSRQGKFFASPLLK; from the exons ATGGAGGCTGTGCTGAACCTCCAGAGCTTGTATGATCAGCTCAGGACGCAAGTTGACCTTCTCAATGAGAACATTGAACCCA ACTTCATCCAGATGGCACAAAACTTTGATGACTGCCGTCGCAAATGGCTGAGGACTGAGCAAGAACTGGGGTCCTGCAAAGAGGCGCTCaccaaaacagagacagagaggggagccTTGGAGGTCAAACTGAAACATGCCCGCAACCAAGTAGACGTGGAGATCCGCCGCAGACAAAAGGCTGAGGCTGACTGCGAGAAGTTG GACCGTCAGATTCAGCTGATCCGGGATCTCCTGACCAGTGAGGGATCCTCCAACAGCATCCAGCTGAGTGCAGAGCAGCGCTCCGCTCTGGCCTTCCTGAGCACAAACTgccagccagcagccagcatgAACACCAGCAAAAG ACTGACAACAATTGATGAGTCCGCCTCCATCTTGTCAGATATCAGCTACGACAAAACTGATGACTCTCTT GATTGGGACTCCTCCACTGTGAGGACAGTGCGACTGAAGAAACGAGAAAAGAGG CGCTCCTCGAGAAATCACGTCGACGGTCCTCCACTTTCCTCCAAACGGTCCCGATCAACAGGCAGAACTTCAGAGATG GGAAATGAGACCCTTGTGACAAAGACCACAGTGACCGTACCTGTGAATGGAGGACCTGTTGCTGCAGTTTCTACCATTGAGACTGTTCCTTACTGGACTCGCAGCAGGAGAAAGACTG TTGCCATGGACTGGGAATCTGAATCGGTCAAGTCTGAGGATGTCTTCAAGCAGCCGAACAACCCAGAGGAGCAGATGACCGTGCAGCCCAGCACGCCGCAGAGCCATGGGGGTGTCCGTCTTCATGAGTTTGTCTCCAAAACT GTTATAAAGCCTGAATCGTGTGTACCCTGCGGAAAGAGGATCAAGTTTGGCAAGATTTCACTGAAGTGCCGCGACTGCAAGGTCGTCTCGCACCCTGAGTGTCGCGAGCGTTGCCCTCTGCCATGCATCCCCAACCTGGTTGGCACGCCGGTGAAAATCGGAGAG GGTGTGCTGGCAGACTACGTCCCGGACACATCTCCCATGATTCCTCCTCTCGTAGTCCACTGTGTCAGTGAGATTGAGCAAAGGGGCCTGCATGAA GCTGGACTGTACCGCCTGTCCGGTGCTGATCGCACggtgaaggagctgaaggagaagtTTCTCCGCGGCAAAACTGTTCCCGTGCTCAGCAAGGTGGACGACATCCACGCCATCACTGGCCTCCTCAAGGACTTCCTGAGGAACCTGAAGGAGCCTCTTCTCACCTTCCGCCTGAACCGTCCCTTCATGGAGGCAGCCG AGGTTTCCGACGACGACAACAGCATCGCTTTGATGTACCAAACCATCAGCGACCTGCCACAGGCCAACAGAGACACGCTGGCTTTCGTAGTCCTTCACCTTCAGAG AGTTGCTGACAGCTTGGACACTCGGATGGACATCAGTAACTTGGCTCGAGTGTTTGGTCCAACTATTGTGGGTCACGCAGTTCCAAACCCTGACCCAATGACAATCCTGCAGGACACCAAACGGCAGCCCAAG GTCGTGGAGCGTCTGTTGGCTCTGCCGGTGGATTACTGGAGCCAGTTTGTGACGGCGGAGAGCGAGCACCCGAACTTGAATCACCTGATCATTGAGAACGCTAACTGCTACGCCACGCCCGAGAGAA TGAGCATGCTGGGACCTCTGACCACTCCAGAGCACCAGCTCAATAAAAccccctcctccagctccttgtcTCAGCGCATGAAGTCCACCCTGACAcccag ATTTGGGAGCAAGAGCAAATCGGCTGTCGGATTTTCTCGCCAAGGAAAATTCTTTGCATCTCCACTCCTCAAATAA
- the LOC139334803 gene encoding inactive dipeptidyl peptidase 10, which yields MIATTQQNMTTELDLGSSDGPPRNWKGIGIAMVVILAVMSLVILSVILLTPDESHLLLRSHLTMEDLESEEFKVHDPCVAWLNENEVALRTREGHVLLFSLNSNLTTTLLDNSSLDLTTTKFQVSADKRFVLLAYNIRPVFSQSFTASYAIYNVANGDLLELNPPEREKAVLQYACWGPQGNQLAYVFDGDIYYKPSVTSKPLRLTATDQEHNVVNGLSDWTYEEEVLLTYVAHWWSMDGARLAYLTINNSATPVMEIPHFLGGLYPSNFLFPYPKAGSSIPSVSLFVVNLYGPAHTLEMMPPDSLRARDSYISMVTWISSTRLAVRWLNRAQNQSVLCVCEATTGACSEKHKMAMDIMQNQRQDVPLFSADGSVFYTILPAKQGARGEFHHIAGLSAQPAIPSVPPRFLTSGSWDVTLLCALDEKAGKIYFLSTEESRQSRHLYSVDLDGVFQRQCISCNLVDGCRFFKAEISPNQTHFTLYCLGPGIPKVTVHSTKDPSRYVVLEDNSPLSKALEDKRLPETLFRTLPADNYDLHLKLSLPQGYEANLLPLLIIVDGVPGSQSVTEEFALNWPQVLSGTHNVALAWVDGRSGVGRGQKTTAVDPRRLGSLRVKDYLGVVELLMQLPYIDDRRMVLYGKAFGGYLTLKMLATTDKLFQCTAAVAPITDFRLYSAAFSERYLGLPAKEEHAYSTASLLEEVNKLKDENFLILHGTADARVHFQHSAELLSRLVKVEANYSLQLYPDEGHILREPRSIQHFQRTVVNYLQTCLKHSVFLDPIEDEEEEDD from the exons ATGATTGCCACAACTCAACAAAACATGACCACGGAGCtg GACCTGGGGAGTTCAGATGGTCCCCCGCGGAACTGGAAGGGCATAGGAATTGCCATGGTGGTGATCCTGGCTGTTATGTCTCTGGTCATCCtttctgtcatcctcctcaCGCCTG ACGAGTCTCACTTGTTACTGCGCTCCCACCTTACTATGGAGGATCTGGAGAGCGAAGAGTTCAAAGTTCACGACCCCTGCGTGGCATGGCTGAATG AAAACGAGGTGGCTCTCCGCACCAGGGAAGGACACGTCCTGTTGTTCAGCCTCAATAGCAACCTCACCACGACTCTCCTGGACAACAGCTCCCTG GACCTGACCACCACTAAATTCCAAGTGTCTGCAGACAAGAGGTTTGTCCTGCTGGCGTACAACATTCGACCG GTGTTCTCTCAGTCCTTCACAGCCTCCTATGCTATCTACAATGTGGCTAATGG ggACCTGCTGGAGCTAAACCCtccagagagggagaaggcagTGCTGCAATATGCTTGCTGGGGACCTCAGGGGAACCAGCTG GCCTACGTGTTTGATGGAGATATCTACTACAAGCCGAGTGTGACCAGCAAACCCTTGCGCCTGACCGCCACTGATCAGGAGCACAATGTGGTGAACGGGCTCTCTGACTGGACTTACGAAG AGGAAGTGCTCTTGACATACGTTGCCCACTGGTGGTCTATGGACGGGGCCCGACTGGCGTACCTCACCATCAACAACTCTGCCACACCTGTGATGGAAATACCTCACTTCTTAGGTGGTCTCTACCCATCCAATTTTCTCTTCCCCTACCCCAAG GCCGGCTCAAGTATCCCCTCAGTCAGTCTGTTTGTGGTGAATCTGTATGGTCCAGCTCACACTCTGGAGATGATGCCTCCTGACTCCCTCAGGGCCAG AGACAGCTACATCTCCATGGTGACTTGGATCAGCAGCACCCGCCTCGCTGTTCGCTGGCTGAATCGTGCCCAGAACCAATCAGTGCTCTGCGTGTGTGAGGCCACCACAGGGGCATGCTCAGAG AAACACAAAATGGCCATGGACATCATGCAAAATCAGCGGCAG GACGTGCCGTTGTTTTCAGCAGACGGCTCTGTGTTTTATACAATCCTGCCGGCGAAACAGGGCGCTCGTGGAGAGTTTCACCACATCGCCGGTCTTTCGGCCCAG CCTGCCAtcccctctgtccctcctcgCTTCTTGACATCAGGGAGCTGGGATGTCACCCTGCTCTGCGCCCTCGATGAGAAGGCTGGAAAAAT CTATTTCTTGAGCACAGAAGAATCCAGACAGAGCAGACACCTTTACAG TGTGGACCTGGATGGAGTGTTTCAGCGCCAGTGCATCTCCTGTAACCTCGTTGACGGATGTCGCTtctttaaagctgaaatcagCCCTAATCAAACCCATTTCACCCTCTACTGCTTGG GCCCAGGAATCCCTAAAGTGACGGTTCACAGTACAAAGGACCCCTCCA GATATGTGGTGCTGGAGGATAACAGCCCTCTGTCTAAAGCTCTGGAGGACAAGAGGCTCCCTGAGACCCTGTTCAGGACACTCCCAGCAGACAACTATG aTCTACACCTGAAACTATCTCTGCCGCAGGGTTACGAGGCCaacctgctccctctcctcatcATTGT GGATGGCGTTCCCGGGagtcagtctgtcacagaggaaTTTGCCCTCAACTGGCCTCAGGTCCTCTCCGGCACACACAATGTGGCCTTGGCCTGGGTGGACGGCAGGAGTGGGGTTGGCCGTGGACAGAAGACCACCGCTGTGGATCCACGCAGGCTTGGCTCACTTAGAGTCAAAGATTATCTGGGAGTTGTCGA GTTGTTGATGCAACTGCCTTACATTGATGATCGCCGCATGGTCCTCTATGGCAAG GCATTTGGTGGTTATTTAACTCTCAAGATGTTAGCTACAACAGACAAGCTCTTTCAATGCACGGCAGCTGTGGCGCCCATAACTGACTTCAGGCTTTATA GTGCTGCATTCTCAGAGAGGTATCTCGGCCTTCCAGCAAAGGAGGAGCACGCTTACTCG ACTGCCTCTTTGCTGGAGGAAGTTAACAAGCTGAAAGATGAAAACTTCCTTATTCTACATGGAACTGCAGACG CGAGGGTACACTTCCAGCACAGCGCTGAGCTCCTGAGCCGACTGGTGAAGGTGGAAGCCAACTACTCGCTGCAGCTGTACCCAGACGAGGGCCACATCCTGAGAGAGCCGCGCAGCATCCAGCACTTCCAGCGGACAGTGGTGAACTACCTCCAAACCTGCTTGAAGCACAGCGTCTTCCTAGATCCCatagaggatgaagaggaagaagatgactGA